The sequence below is a genomic window from bacterium.
AGCGGTTTCTGGAGGAGGTCGTGGCCGAGCCACTTCATGAACTTGGTCATAAGAAGGCACCCGGCAAGGCCGAAGAAGGCCCAGAAGCCGATAATCCTGTCGCCGCCGAAATGCGGAGCGTGGCGCTCGGCGAAGGCGTCGAAGAGCAGCGCGCCGCCGAGGATGGAGATGAAGATCGCCATCAGAAGGTGAGGCTTCTTCCTAAGCCAGGTAATAAATTCGGCTATAGGACTCATTTAATCACCTCGACAAGGCTGAGCCAGAGTTCGGGATAGAAACCGAAGATCACCGACAGTACAGCCGTAAAGCACAGGGGAACAACCATGAAGGGCGACGCCTCGGCAATGACCGTGCCTTGGGCCACTCCGCCCTTCGGGAAGAAGGCGCGGACGAAGATCGGGATGAAGTAACCGGCGTTTAGGAGCGAGCTGACCATGAGTACGGTCAGAAGCCCCCAGGAGCTGAGTTCCATCGCGCCCTTCGCCAGATACCACTTCGTAACGAAACCGGCCACCGGGGGCGCGCCTATCATCGAGAGGGAGGCGAGGCCGAAGGCGGCCATCGTGAAGGGCATCTTGTAGCCGATGCCGTCAAGCTCCGGAATCTCCTTTTTATGGTGGGCGACGTAAATAGCCCCAGCGCAAAAGAAGAGGGTGATCTTGGAGAAGGCGTGGTTGGGTATGTGCATGAGCCCGCCGGTGATAGAGCTTGGCGTCAGCATGGCGACGCCGAGGACTATGTAGGAGAGCTGCGAAATCGTCGAGTAGGCCAGCCGGGCTTTCAGGTTGGTCTTGGTAAGCGCTATTGCCGAACCGGCGAGGACGGTGAAGGCGGCTATGTAGGCGCTGACAATGCCCAGATTCCAGCGGTGGAGAAGATCGACGCCGAAGACGAAGAGCATCACCCTGCACACAGAGAAGACGCCGACCTTGACGACCGCGACGGCGTGCAGAAGGGCGCTGACCGGGGTGGGCGCGACCATCGCGGAGGGAAGCCAGTTGTGGAAGGGCATCACCGCCGCCTTCGCGTAGCCGAAGAAGCTCAGGAAGTAGAGCACCGAGACCATCACCCTGCCCGCGGTGGAGGGGAAGATGCCGGTGGTCATGTTGGTGGCGAAATCCAGCGTCCCCGTGGTCACGTATATCGCCGCGAGGGCCGGGAGCAGCATCAGCTTGGAGGTCACCATAAGGTAGGTGAGGTACTTCCTGCTGCCGTCGTAAGCCTCGCCGTCCTGGTGGTGCATGACCAGCGGGTAGGTGAAGATGGAGACCAGCTCGTAGAAGAGGTAGAGGGCCAGCAGCGTTCCCGAGAAGGCCACGCCCATCGCGCCGAAGATAGTGGCGGAGTAGCAGACGTAGAATCTCGTCTGCGCGTGTTCGTTCAGCCCCCTCATGTAGCCGACGCAGTAGAAGGTGGCCAGTATCCAGAGGAAAGAGGAGGTCAGCGCGAAGAGGAGGCTCATGCCGTCTACCCTAAGGGTGACGTCGATTCCTTCGTAGATGTGGAAGAGCTGCAGCGAGTAGGTGCCGCCCCCGGTGACGTGGCTCACCAGAGTCAGGACGGAGAGGAAGGTCAGCCCCGCTCCCACCGAGGAGATGGTGTCGCGCACGTTGGGCGATTTGCCGGTGACGAGGTTCAGTATCGCCGTAACGAGGGGAAGGAGGAGCGGGACGAGTATGAAGGAAGACTCGATATTCATGGCGGCTCCTAATCCTTCATCTCGGAAAGTTCGTCAGCGATGATCGAGTGGCGGTAGCGGTAGACCGCTACTGCTATCGAGAGCGCTATCGCCGCCTCGGCGGCGGCCAGACCCATGATGAAGAGGGTGAAGGTCGCGCCGGTGGTCTTGTCGGCTATTAAAAAGCGGTTGAAAGCCATGAAGTTGAGGCCCGCCGCGTTCAGTATAAGCTCGACTGAGATCAGCATGGCGATGAGGCCGGGACGGCTGATGAGTCCGTAAAGCCCGAGGGTGAAAAGGGCAAGAGCGATGAAGAGGTAAACTTCAAGGCTGCCGAAGTATTGTGGCTGAATCATAGCTCTTCGCCTCCGGCGCTTGCGGGAGAGCCCCGGCCGCGCCTTGCGATAATTACCGAGCCGACGATTGCGACGAGAAGGACCAGTGATATCAGCTCGAAGGCAAGTATGTTGCGGGTGAGGAGAGCTTCGCCGACCTCGCCGGTGGTTCCGAGCGAGATGGATTCCGACGCCGCGGTCCAGTGTTTTTTAATGAGCGCGCCGCCTATCGCCGAGGCGGTGAAGAAGGCGACGAGAAGGCCCAGCGCGATCTTGGTGGCTTCCCGAAGCGAGCTTCTCTTTTCTTCCGCCGGGGGGCGCGAGAGCATCACCGCGAAGACCATGCTGATGCAGACGGCTCCCACGTAGATGAGAATCTGCATGGCGGCGATGAAGTTGTTGCCGAGGAAGGCGTAAAGCCCGGCAACGCCCGTCAGGGAGAGGACGAGCCCCAGTACCGCGTGGATGACCTGCCTTGCGAGAACCGCGGTAAGCGCTCCCCCAAGGGTCATAGCCACGACAGCTATGAAGGCGAGGTCCCCAAGTTTTACAAACAAACTCAATTCAGGACTAAAATCCATATTGCATGACCCGCAGTGAAAGGAGCGTCATCAAGCTTCGGCGGGAGCCGCGGCGGCTTCCTTCTTCGGCTTTTCGCTCTCGGTCTTGGGTTCAGGTTCAGGCGGCCCCCAGACGATTCCGGTTTCGGCGGCGCGCTTTTTCGCGCGTTCCAGAAGATTGAAATGGAAGTCGTGGCGGGAGGTCCCCACGAGGGTGTATTCGTGCGAGAAATAAAGTGCGCTGGTCGGGC
It includes:
- a CDS encoding monovalent cation/H+ antiporter subunit D family protein; amino-acid sequence: MNIESSFILVPLLLPLVTAILNLVTGKSPNVRDTISSVGAGLTFLSVLTLVSHVTGGGTYSLQLFHIYEGIDVTLRVDGMSLLFALTSSFLWILATFYCVGYMRGLNEHAQTRFYVCYSATIFGAMGVAFSGTLLALYLFYELVSIFTYPLVMHHQDGEAYDGSRKYLTYLMVTSKLMLLPALAAIYVTTGTLDFATNMTTGIFPSTAGRVMVSVLYFLSFFGYAKAAVMPFHNWLPSAMVAPTPVSALLHAVAVVKVGVFSVCRVMLFVFGVDLLHRWNLGIVSAYIAAFTVLAGSAIALTKTNLKARLAYSTISQLSYIVLGVAMLTPSSITGGLMHIPNHAFSKITLFFCAGAIYVAHHKKEIPELDGIGYKMPFTMAAFGLASLSMIGAPPVAGFVTKWYLAKGAMELSSWGLLTVLMVSSLLNAGYFIPIFVRAFFPKGGVAQGTVIAEASPFMVVPLCFTAVLSVIFGFYPELWLSLVEVIK
- the nuoK gene encoding NADH-quinone oxidoreductase subunit NuoK; amino-acid sequence: MIQPQYFGSLEVYLFIALALFTLGLYGLISRPGLIAMLISVELILNAAGLNFMAFNRFLIADKTTGATFTLFIMGLAAAEAAIALSIAVAVYRYRHSIIADELSEMKD
- a CDS encoding NADH-quinone oxidoreductase subunit J, producing MDFSPELSLFVKLGDLAFIAVVAMTLGGALTAVLARQVIHAVLGLVLSLTGVAGLYAFLGNNFIAAMQILIYVGAVCISMVFAVMLSRPPAEEKRSSLREATKIALGLLVAFFTASAIGGALIKKHWTAASESISLGTTGEVGEALLTRNILAFELISLVLLVAIVGSVIIARRGRGSPASAGGEEL